A window from Rhinolophus sinicus isolate RSC01 linkage group LG01, ASM3656204v1, whole genome shotgun sequence encodes these proteins:
- the KRTAP8-1 gene encoding keratin-associated protein 8-1 → MHCNNFSGSVFPGCYWGSYGYPLGYSVGCGYGSTYSPVGYGCGYGYSGWGGPLSYRRYWPYALY, encoded by the coding sequence ATGCACTGTAACAACTTCTCCGGAAGCGTCTTCCCAGGCTGCTACTGGGGCAGCTATGGCTACCCTCTGGGGTACAGCGTTGGCTGTGGCTATGGCAGCACCTACTCCCCAGTGGGCTACGGCTGCGGCTATGGCTACAGTGGCTGGGGCGGCCCTTTGAGCTACAGAAGATACTGGCCATATGCTCTCTACTGA